The proteins below come from a single Fastidiosipila sanguinis genomic window:
- a CDS encoding glycosyltransferase family 4 protein, with product MSNLVIFNWGYYPAKTYGGPAISIENIVRTLINEFESITVICNAHELNSSEKIEGIEANSICKGLYGENILYLDEEHKNVGFIKEKLAFLGSVDLIYVNSFFAWKQLSMANKLRKIYGANMLIAPRGELEKNALAIKAPKKKIYNAILRNFLNRDDIFFHATNELEKENIKRHLKIKDERVLILDNIPSLPSENFYEKLNKTKLENHLDLVFISRIQSKKNLKYALECLEDIPEEITIKFDIYGPIENEEYFDECKAVAQKLPDNINVNYKGLVSHEDVFNTFSKYDLFFFPTLSENFGHVIAEALASKVLVLTSDQTPWNDINMTNAGRAIPLESKTEFSKYISDLAKVTDLEYKNYRDQGLEYLEGKLNTDVIKDKYRREFKNITKQ from the coding sequence ATGAGTAATTTAGTAATTTTTAATTGGGGATACTATCCAGCTAAGACTTATGGCGGTCCTGCTATAAGTATTGAAAATATAGTAAGAACTCTAATAAATGAATTTGAAAGCATAACAGTTATCTGCAATGCTCATGAATTGAACTCTAGTGAAAAAATTGAGGGGATAGAAGCTAATTCTATTTGCAAAGGTCTATATGGTGAAAATATTCTCTATTTAGATGAGGAGCATAAAAACGTTGGTTTCATAAAAGAAAAACTAGCATTCTTAGGTTCTGTAGATCTAATTTATGTAAATAGCTTTTTTGCCTGGAAGCAATTAAGTATGGCTAATAAACTTAGAAAAATCTATGGTGCTAATATGCTAATTGCTCCAAGAGGTGAATTAGAAAAAAATGCTTTAGCCATCAAGGCCCCTAAGAAGAAAATATATAATGCTATTTTAAGGAACTTTTTGAATAGAGATGATATTTTCTTTCATGCTACTAATGAATTAGAGAAAGAGAATATAAAAAGACATCTTAAAATTAAAGATGAAAGAGTTTTGATTTTAGACAATATCCCATCCTTACCAAGTGAGAATTTTTATGAAAAATTAAATAAGACTAAGCTTGAAAATCACTTGGATCTTGTATTTATTAGTCGTATCCAAAGTAAGAAAAATCTTAAATATGCTTTGGAGTGCCTGGAAGATATACCAGAAGAAATAACTATCAAATTTGATATATATGGACCAATTGAGAATGAAGAATATTTTGATGAATGCAAAGCTGTTGCTCAGAAACTGCCTGATAATATCAATGTAAATTATAAGGGTTTAGTTTCTCACGAAGATGTTTTTAACACTTTTAGTAAATATGATTTATTCTTTTTCCCAACACTAAGTGAGAACTTTGGCCATGTTATTGCGGAAGCACTTGCTTCTAAGGTTTTAGTTCTTACAAGTGACCAGACACCATGGAATGATATTAATATGACCAATGCAGGTAGGGCAATTCCCTTGGAGAGTAAAACTGAATTTAGTAAATATATTTCTGATTTAGCTAAAGTTACAGATCTTGAATATAAAAATTATAGAGATCAGGGACTTGAATATTTGGAAGGTAAGTTGAACACTGATGTTATTAAAGATAAGTACAGAAGAGAATTTAAAAATATCACAAAGCAATAA
- a CDS encoding O-antigen ligase family protein has translation MLLKISTEENLKISQSNNLILEKVIKALLYFAVLLATFPIPKQLYIHVVNASVLSLVLISNFINKRVKFKDAFNSYTCILLVWLLMSAISVLYAESKILSIQRTMVIYTAITYTVAINIYIQNRQILDKIIRIFIVSNLVHILISLFEILTNKYLFTSHKDIIPSLIEKNNPISFFNNPNDLSIFLLFCSLLVLFLSDNILARHAKQIILVLNLFLMFKSKARIAILTLMIALASYIFFKIKSYKWRKAIAYFVYIAAIGFTLLFGIFLMQILDMESNDISLMQRLNYMKNGLLYLKDTSGFGIGAGNIPYYFTNKPYYNVYGIFQMHNWWIETMVEYGVFFFALYFTWYLKSLFRSLQGMLKYFENEVYGFLTAFYVCFVIAAIAPSTIYPFIWVWILNALASLLLEKNYRFTND, from the coding sequence ATGTTATTAAAGATAAGTACAGAAGAGAATTTAAAAATATCACAAAGCAATAATCTTATTCTAGAAAAAGTAATTAAAGCTTTACTTTATTTTGCTGTATTATTGGCGACTTTTCCAATACCAAAGCAACTATATATTCATGTTGTTAATGCCTCAGTTTTGTCTTTGGTTTTAATATCCAATTTCATTAATAAGAGAGTTAAATTCAAAGATGCTTTTAATTCTTATACTTGTATCCTTCTTGTATGGTTATTAATGTCAGCTATAAGTGTTTTGTATGCAGAGAGTAAAATCTTAAGCATACAGAGGACTATGGTGATATATACAGCAATTACTTATACTGTAGCTATCAACATTTATATTCAGAATAGGCAAATATTAGATAAGATTATAAGAATATTTATAGTATCTAATTTAGTTCATATTCTTATATCTTTATTTGAAATATTAACTAATAAGTATCTATTCACTTCGCATAAAGATATAATTCCAAGCCTAATTGAAAAAAATAATCCTATATCATTTTTTAACAATCCTAATGATCTATCTATTTTCTTATTATTCTGTTCTTTATTGGTTTTATTTTTGAGTGATAATATTTTAGCAAGACACGCTAAGCAGATTATTTTAGTGTTAAACCTTTTCTTAATGTTTAAATCAAAGGCAAGAATAGCTATATTAACTTTAATGATTGCTCTTGCGTCTTATATTTTCTTTAAAATTAAATCCTATAAATGGCGCAAGGCTATAGCTTATTTTGTCTATATTGCAGCTATTGGTTTTACTTTATTGTTTGGCATATTTTTGATGCAAATATTAGACATGGAGAGTAATGATATTTCTCTCATGCAGAGATTAAACTACATGAAAAATGGTTTGCTATATCTAAAAGACACAAGTGGTTTTGGAATTGGAGCAGGCAATATTCCATATTATTTTACGAACAAACCTTACTATAATGTGTATGGAATATTTCAAATGCATAACTGGTGGATTGAAACTATGGTTGAGTATGGTGTATTCTTTTTTGCATTATATTTTACCTGGTATCTTAAATCGCTATTCAGATCTTTACAAGGTATGTTAAAGTACTTTGAAAATGAGGTTTATGGGTTTTTAACCGCCTTTTATGTATGTTTTGTAATTGCAGCAATCGCTCCAAGTACTATTTATCCATTTATATGGGTATGGATTCTTAATGCTTTAGCTAGTCTGCTCTTGGAAAAAAACTATAGATTTACTAATGATTAG
- a CDS encoding glycosyltransferase produces MKILHIISSDGGGISSFVKNIVSENNNLHQHTVMSFGEYGSKFKELEIAKQVRLINMPRPKIVGMRNFLKFLNEFFKENKFDLIESHIQGIHAIPFKFYAKKNKNGKFAIHSHQTDFVFGREKSFKEKIIYKTNPFINNSLANVKIACGEAAAEYAFASTKNVYIIRNSVDVSKFITETKPDYKANQIRIGHVGRHSSAKNLNFLIALMEAFKLDNLPYRVDLYSYGEGELTEDFRTKINERSLTESIHLEGRKDDIYNYVKNMDVIVLPSFSEGLPTVAIEAQAARVPIIISDRVTHEVDLQVGLVKYLPIEPPLKAVEQWKLAIVEYKEDQEKMDITKTELLKLLDAQGFTTGAMIKNYNNMLGDVFNS; encoded by the coding sequence ATGAAAATTTTGCATATTATAAGCTCAGATGGTGGTGGAATATCTAGCTTTGTCAAAAATATAGTGAGCGAAAATAATAATCTGCATCAACATACAGTTATGTCATTTGGAGAGTATGGTAGTAAATTTAAAGAACTGGAAATAGCAAAGCAGGTAAGGCTAATCAACATGCCAAGACCAAAAATTGTTGGTATGCGTAATTTCTTGAAATTCCTTAATGAGTTTTTTAAAGAGAATAAATTTGATCTTATTGAATCGCATATACAAGGTATACATGCAATACCATTTAAATTTTATGCTAAGAAAAATAAAAATGGTAAATTTGCTATACACTCACACCAGACGGACTTTGTGTTTGGTAGAGAAAAAAGTTTTAAAGAAAAGATAATATATAAAACTAATCCATTTATTAACAATAGCTTGGCTAATGTGAAGATAGCTTGTGGTGAAGCAGCTGCTGAGTATGCTTTTGCTAGTACAAAAAATGTATACATTATAAGAAACTCAGTTGATGTTAGTAAGTTTATTACAGAGACAAAACCAGATTATAAAGCAAATCAAATAAGAATTGGACATGTTGGGAGACATAGTTCAGCAAAGAATTTAAATTTTCTAATTGCCTTAATGGAAGCGTTTAAACTAGATAATTTGCCTTATAGAGTAGATTTATATTCATATGGTGAAGGGGAGCTGACTGAAGATTTTAGAACAAAGATTAATGAGAGATCTCTTACTGAATCCATTCATTTAGAAGGTAGAAAAGATGACATATATAATTATGTTAAAAATATGGATGTAATTGTGTTACCTTCTTTTAGTGAAGGTTTACCTACAGTAGCTATAGAAGCTCAAGCGGCTCGTGTGCCTATAATTATCTCTGATAGAGTTACACACGAAGTTGATTTACAAGTTGGACTTGTAAAATATCTACCTATAGAGCCACCTCTCAAGGCCGTAGAACAATGGAAACTTGCTATAGTTGAGTATAAAGAAGATCAAGAAAAAATGGACATTACAAAAACAGAGCTTCTAAAACTCCTTGATGCTCAAGGATTTACCACAGGAGCCATGATTAAAAATTACAACAATATGCTTGGTGATGTTTTTAATTCTTAA
- a CDS encoding polysaccharide biosynthesis protein, whose translation MKTNKTLTDILQVSFSNIVKFGTGFIISFVLPYMLSVDNYGYYREYILYLNYIFILGLGFSDGAYIKYGGKDLQKLDRKTIHNDHNFASIMQIIMFIIMLSISIALNNPILVFLSVASLFVNLKNYYDSIYNATGNFSLTAKSNIFSSIIYIITLLLAVFVLKSESFHFYIILNIASYLYSVLILRYNFRRTFGFANGLDLKSAANTIRIGIFILIANMSITLMGNAGAQIINIYFPIESFAQFAFQNNVLNVILLVVHAVSSVFYNRIAQRSDSNANMFIKSIALLSGIYASLSFFIFAFIIKSILPKFVQSIDFLALTFLSIPFIILIKILIQNLYKTSKSEYQYFRDSILGVALSFALALLAYALTGKIHYVAFSTPVSYILWYIYSIKVSFPELKSNKKELTVIVSYLFVFFVSAYLVKNLLLGMSLYILYLILLTYTYRAEIKSLLSKIKN comes from the coding sequence ATGAAGACAAATAAGACATTAACTGATATTTTGCAAGTAAGCTTTTCCAATATAGTTAAATTTGGAACAGGATTTATTATAAGCTTTGTTCTTCCATACATGCTTAGTGTAGATAACTATGGATATTACAGAGAGTACATTCTTTATCTAAACTATATTTTTATTTTGGGACTAGGGTTTAGTGATGGAGCATATATCAAATATGGTGGAAAAGATCTACAAAAACTTGATCGCAAAACTATACATAACGATCATAACTTTGCAAGCATTATGCAAATAATTATGTTTATAATAATGCTTTCAATTTCTATAGCACTTAATAATCCTATACTAGTATTCCTATCCGTTGCTTCACTATTTGTAAACCTGAAAAACTACTACGATAGTATATATAATGCTACTGGTAACTTCTCTCTAACTGCTAAATCAAATATATTTTCTAGTATTATCTATATCATTACTCTCCTTTTAGCCGTTTTCGTTTTAAAATCCGAATCCTTCCATTTTTATATAATTTTGAATATTGCAAGCTATCTATATTCTGTACTTATATTAAGATATAACTTCAGGAGAACATTTGGATTTGCAAATGGTCTGGATTTAAAATCTGCAGCTAACACAATAAGAATTGGAATCTTCATTCTCATTGCTAATATGTCTATTACTCTTATGGGTAACGCTGGAGCACAAATCATTAATATTTACTTCCCTATAGAAAGCTTCGCCCAATTTGCTTTCCAAAATAACGTATTGAACGTTATTTTGCTTGTTGTACATGCAGTAAGTAGTGTTTTTTATAATAGAATCGCTCAGAGATCTGATAGCAACGCAAATATGTTTATAAAATCTATCGCATTATTAAGTGGAATTTATGCTTCATTATCATTCTTTATTTTTGCATTCATAATAAAATCGATTCTACCAAAATTCGTTCAATCAATAGACTTCTTAGCCCTTACCTTCTTGTCAATTCCATTTATTATACTAATCAAAATCTTAATTCAAAATCTTTATAAAACAAGTAAAAGCGAATATCAATACTTTAGAGATTCTATACTTGGAGTAGCACTCTCTTTCGCTCTTGCTCTATTAGCTTATGCACTAACAGGTAAGATTCATTATGTAGCATTTTCAACCCCAGTAAGTTATATTCTTTGGTATATATACTCCATCAAAGTTTCATTCCCTGAGCTAAAAAGCAACAAGAAAGAACTTACAGTTATAGTTTCATACTTATTTGTCTTCTTCGTATCTGCTTATTTAGTCAAAAACCTACTATTAGGTATGAGTCTTTACATTCTGTACCTAATACTTTTAACTTATACTTATAGAGCGGAAATAAAATCACTACTTAGTAAAATTAAGAATTAA